One Dysidea avara chromosome 7, odDysAvar1.4, whole genome shotgun sequence genomic region harbors:
- the LOC136261010 gene encoding uncharacterized protein, translating to MSLMQGILLPCQCCSLKQLVLNTLGLSLAVSGVFRFWIPLESLLILLHVNPLASIAQVLLLFNWTVCVLLESYSVAIEFIFQVPWSHLKLENISKLRLAAIIAMTSMGLACMCSMWQMCVDVRNCVLESGYCWTTVPLVLAIVSAMAHSVVLGLCVPIQAIIVPLNCNKGIPNIGFRQRDVTLLTAHIWLFIHFIYLCVYYSSHHSLVHVLAILYRFCCTAWMIIYCYPDLTYFTYHWLKRQLPDRIRPGLRMILRDNYLSEKVWRNIRRIVYQRMHANDDVDGNNFQVVVTGLCSVWMNIIRYAVHDVIKLIVANIKVLVLSMLMYHTTTSYLAILAFVLMIAINMYLTDVDQNHSTSTDIDSQPVDENFELQPPIQCTDDELIYFIHRPVIQPMDERFELQPPIQCTDNEIIYIKYFIHRPVIT from the exons ATGTCTCTAATGCAAGGAATTTTACTACCTTGTCAGTGTTGCAGTCTCAAGCAGCTGGTGTTAAATACTCTGGGACTATCACTGGCTGTATCTGGAGTATTCCGGTTTTGGATACCACTTGAGTCATTATTGATACTACTTCATGTAAACCCACTAGCGTCAATAGCTCAAGTATTACTGCTCTTCAACTGGACTGTGTGCGTGTTATTGGAAAGTTATTCAGTTGCTATAGAATTCATCTTTCAAGTGCCATGGAGTCATCTAAAGTTGGAGAATATATCTAAACTACGGCTAGCTGCAATCATTGCTATGACCTCAATGGGACTTGCCTGCATGTGCTCAATGTGGCAGATGTGTGTTGATGTACGGAACTGTGTGTTAGAGTCAGGTTACTGCTGGACAACTGTCCCTCTGGTACTGGCCATAGTCAGTGCAATGGCACACTCTGTAGTGCTAG GATTGTGTGTTCCAATTCAAGCCATCATAGTACCACTGAACTGCAACAAGGGGATTCCCAACATTGGCTTCAGACAACGTGATGTCACACTGTTAACTGCGCACATCTGGCTGTTCATCCATTTCATCTACCTCTGTGTATACTACTCTTCCCATCACTCTCTAGTACATGTACTGGCCATTCTCTATCGTTTTTGCTGTACTGCCTGGATGATAATTTACTGCTATCCTGACCTCACCTATTTTACCTATCACTGGTTGAAGAGACAACTACCTGACAGAATTAGACCAGGTCTTCGCATGATACTGAGGGATAACTATCTAAGTGAAAAAGTTTGGAGAAATATTAGAAGAATAGTATATCAAAGGATGCATGCGAATGATGATGTTGATGGGAACAACTTTCAAGTTGTTGTTACTGGCCTCTGCTCTGTGTGGATGAACATTATCAGATATGCTGTACATGATGTCATTAAGCTGATTGTTGCTAACATCAAGGTGTTGGTATTATCAATGTTGATGTATCATACAACTACCAGCTACCTTGCCATTCTAGCTTTTGTTTtaatgatagcaataaatatGTATCTAACTGACGTTGATCAAAACCATTCAACTTCCACTGATATTGATAGTCAACCTGtggatgaaaattttgagctACAACCTCCTATCCAGTGTACTGACGATGAATTGATATATTTTATTCACAGACCAGTTATTCAACCTATGGATGAAAGATTTGAGCTACAACCTCCTATCCAGTGTACTGACAatgaaataatttatataaaatattttattcaCAGACCAGTTATAACTTGA